The Cyclobacteriaceae bacterium genome includes a region encoding these proteins:
- a CDS encoding beta-lactamase family protein, whose translation MRYLFTLIFFAFAISHLLGQSIPVGKPAENGMSAERLNRIDPWINELVAKKQIPGAVVLILRNGKVILYKAYGYSDVEKQTLMKKDDIFRMASQSKAITSLAVMMLYEEGKFMLDEPVSRYIPEFRNPKVLVNLNWKDTTYTTTPAKSEITIRQLLTHTSGIDYAGIGSQEFKAIYAKAGVPSGIGNDNMVLGDKMKILAGLPLKSNPGEQYTYSLSLDVLGYLVEVLSKMSLDQFFRERIFKPLGMNDTYFYMPKEKHSRLVGLYQVKNGVVEKILGPAFDGVNVNYPTLAGKYYSGGAGLSGSIEDYAKFLQLFINKGEFNGVRLLSRKTVELMMTNQIQPPMTQQYGLGFGLETEKNDYQSISSIGSFRWGGAFNTQYWGDSREKLVGLIYTNMLGTQVNTGELFKTFTYQAITD comes from the coding sequence ATGAGATATCTATTCACTCTGATCTTTTTTGCTTTTGCAATCTCCCATCTTTTGGGGCAGTCTATTCCCGTTGGTAAACCTGCAGAAAACGGAATGTCGGCAGAACGCCTCAATCGCATAGATCCATGGATCAACGAACTGGTGGCTAAAAAGCAGATTCCGGGTGCTGTCGTTTTAATTTTACGAAATGGAAAAGTGATTCTTTACAAAGCATATGGTTACAGTGATGTTGAGAAACAAACTTTAATGAAAAAGGATGACATATTCCGCATGGCATCCCAAAGCAAAGCCATCACCAGTCTTGCGGTGATGATGCTGTATGAAGAAGGGAAATTTATGTTGGATGAACCAGTCTCCAGGTACATTCCCGAGTTCAGGAATCCAAAAGTACTGGTGAATCTTAACTGGAAGGACACAACGTATACCACAACTCCTGCAAAAAGCGAGATCACTATCCGTCAACTTCTGACACATACTTCCGGCATTGATTATGCAGGCATTGGAAGTCAGGAGTTCAAGGCTATCTATGCAAAGGCCGGTGTTCCAAGTGGAATAGGAAATGACAACATGGTGCTTGGTGACAAAATGAAAATTCTGGCAGGTCTCCCCTTAAAAAGCAATCCCGGAGAACAATATACCTATAGCCTTAGTCTCGATGTACTTGGGTATTTAGTAGAAGTTCTTTCGAAGATGTCACTGGATCAATTCTTCCGTGAAAGAATTTTCAAGCCTCTTGGAATGAATGACACTTACTTCTACATGCCGAAAGAAAAACATTCCCGTCTCGTTGGACTCTATCAGGTAAAGAACGGAGTTGTTGAGAAAATCCTTGGACCTGCATTCGATGGTGTTAACGTAAACTACCCTACTCTTGCAGGGAAGTATTATTCAGGTGGCGCAGGTCTTAGCGGATCCATTGAAGACTATGCAAAGTTTCTCCAGCTTTTTATCAATAAAGGAGAATTTAATGGCGTGAGACTACTGAGTCGCAAAACTGTTGAATTAATGATGACGAATCAGATCCAACCTCCGATGACACAACAATATGGACTTGGTTTTGGATTAGAAACGGAGAAGAACGATTATCAATCGATCTCCTCCATTGGATCCTTTCGCTGGGGCGGTGCATTTAACACGCAATACTGGGGCGATTCCCGTGAAAAACTTGTAGGCCTTATATACACCAACATGCTGGGGACACAGGTTAACACGGGAGAATTATTTAAAACATTCACCTACCAGGCAATTACCGATTAG